In Tenebrio molitor chromosome 6, icTenMoli1.1, whole genome shotgun sequence, one genomic interval encodes:
- the LOC138132858 gene encoding uncharacterized protein isoform X1 — MNDNLSGGRSKARRGTGNKGQEYEVLLPALFALIFYKDSTVKDFTFHCNVNNFGNFDDLLVHLVTENGEEYYAFQFKHKEQNNLHFCPSCWQLSTKHEFGLVKYCENFSRISDRDKYRFIIFTNAYPNPTRFHEVTKFDVESNGDCPGKKFFFCPSTKDCNNQTARIYNFRVNDATEETDLATREVYISFFSRLSFYSLQKNNHDVQKLIVDEFGKIFGTNDPCVAMGYISIFRSWNMHEFSKLEFTRDELKVKIFDLILSPHVITPSCHNSNQKFVLLDRAFSKFDFSIVKNLDEKAVEKIGSLPHFEPHEDVLHIGKNMKFLIKTVTKRNCKESELKHKIGYYRKEKPLTVKIHPANETAVIATISQFKKHDDKLHFVLAGQNQIELERLNRFRIFETLYDLAENESDIYQQMIKELKICVMGKEYSYEALFGDDRELAKRITIEHMFQMLAGKFHHEVEKETLPSPYISRVVTTTLVKMESIDEIFNSLVVVSQIGDLKIIEVLKKKLDKKVLTVEEYLTKDIVSGDVIVCGDKLTEEDLERICQKSSMTNIHHFEYHSRHFLEWVSTVGSIEGLKKCDVVKKPCVKESDIHDKFRNNINVLCARSGTGKSEMFKMLKNTCPPDYFPLKISLKEHNSFFKDSHDNAEIVNYFLNQSQDDFVLVHIKQNFAKNKKIFFFFDGLDELHGENLRSAVTHIKQLVTMGFRIWVSSKPNILDLEDCFNVFSVEIVGFTDQEQEDYVKGRLSGLKNVDGLTEQIFRNVDAILQNKDILDVPLQLYMTTETILEDPGQVSSNMFVLTRMLHYFIIGRYRHFFRKNKCPHFGSLEQVLTDSMRYRMTQYQIAALEFLLSKNDFRSLNVQNDEEFLQRVKTQGDFLGIISRITHGIVVFNYNIIASYFAAQWFAEHRHNIADFLQKILFRKEFVHIRLLFDMILAEDFPAHVAVLYRDVAAIQENKTKIYDTDKGGRTAFHLAFCRYPAAKSIKDEITDHDTIVNMRKIDNECATVLKYLLGQQHDPLKEDTLFQWSALDFADKTLFLLPLELILEKNENLKEKILQLNVFQKDNWSILYYSAIFSYTNLFKNAFVKNNLDDKQIEYLLHLAITWNSWQIVNVLLNNQVDINSSTKSGKTPLHLACAFGHVELAILLLLKEVNVNAVDIHDRTPLHLASLEGHVKVIKQLFGQAKPLVDPADKFGRTPLHLAVESGVKDAVQFLLDKGAKINRPAWNGWTPLHLAVEENQIDIVELLLEKGANVEAVDEYGNKPLHIAAKRRVEILELLLERSGQVDDPTRCGETSLLLAAKCGNQDVVEFLLKNSANINARDNTGKSVLHLAVIGQKKEIVEVLMRRRDLDFTVVDNNGETCLHRAVDTGNLDIVKLLLGKMSKLVNVQATNGSTVLHWAFYKNHKAIIDLLVDKGAKADIVDREGKTPRQWGKL, encoded by the exons ATGAATGACAATTTGTCAGGTGGTCGCAGT AAAGCTCGAAGAGGCACCGGCAATAAGGGCCAAGAATATGAAGTACTTCTCCCGGCACTCTTCGCGCTAATATTCTACAAAGACTCGACTGTCAAAGACTTCACGTTTCATTGCAACGTAAATAATTTCGGAAATTTCGACGACTTGCTCGTACATCTTGTGACAGAAAACGGCGAAGAGTACTACGCCTTCCAGTTTAAGCACAAGGAACAGAACAATCTCCACTTTTGTCCGTCTTGTTGGCAATTGTCGACGAAGCACGAGTTTGGGTTAGTGAAATACTGTGAGAATTTCAGTCGAATCAGCGATAGAGACAAGTATCGGtttatcatttttacaaatgCGTATCCAAACCCGACTCGTTTCCACGAAGTTACCAAATTCGATGTCGAAAGTAACGGAGACTGTCCCGGGAAGAAATTCTTTTTCTGTCCTTCGACCAAAGACTGCAACAATCAGACTGCAAGAATTTACAATTTTCGTGTGAATGATGCGACTGAAGAAACTGATTTGGCGACCAGAGAAGTCTACATCAGTTTCTTCAGTAGGCTCTCGTTTTATAGTCTTCAGAAGAACAACCACGACGTTCAGAAATTGATTGTCGACGAATTTGGCAAGATTTTCGGCACGAATGATCCTTGTGTGGCTATGGGTTACATCAGTATTTTTCGGTCTTGGAATATGCATGAGTTTTCAAAACTTGAATTTACTAGAGACGAAttgaaagtgaaaatttttgacTTGATATTGTCGCCACACGTTATAACACCATCCTGTCATAATTCGAACCAGAAGTTTGTTCTGCTAGACCGAGCGttctcaaaatttgatttttcaattgtCAAGAATTTGGACGAGAAGGCGGTTGAAAAAATCGGGTCGCTTCCACATTTTGAACCACACGAAGATGTGCTGCACATCGGTAAAAACATgaagtttttgattaaaactgTGACGAAAAGGAATTGCAAGGAGAGTGAGCTCAAACATAAAATTGGATACTATCGGAAGGAGAAACCCCTCACGGTCAAGATCCATCCAGCGAATGAGACCGCAGTTATCGCTACCATCTCACAGTTCAAAAAACACGACGACAAACTCCATTTTGTTTTGGCAGGACAAAATCAGATTGAGCTCGAGCGTTTGAACAGGTTTCGTATTTTCGAAACTTTGTACGATTTGGCAGAAAACGAGAGCGACATCTATCAGCAGATGATAAAGGAGTTGAAGATTTGTGTAATGGGGAAAGAATACTCGTATGAAGCTTTATTCGGAGATGATCGAGAGTTGGCAAAACGAATCACCATCGAACACATGTTTCAAATGTTGGCGGGAAAGTTTCACCACGAAGTTGAGAAAGAAACTCTACCGAGTCCTTACATATCAAGAGTCGTGACGACTACTCTGGTCAAGATGGAATCCATCGACGAAATCTTCAACTCTCTTGTGGTTGTCAGTCAGATAGGCGATCTCAAAATAATAGAGGTGTTGAAGAAAAAACTAGACAAGAAGGTTCTTACTGTTGAAGAATATTTGACAAAAGACATAGTTTCGGGAGATGTGATTGTTTGCGGTGACAAGCTAACAGAAGAGGATTTAGAAAGAATTTGCCAAAAGAGCTCCATGACAAACATTCACCATTTTGAATATCACAGCAGACATTTTCTTGAGTGGGTCTCGACCGTGGGCAGTATCGAAGGTTTGAAAAAATGCGACGTCGTGAAGAAACCTTGTGTGAAGGAGTCAGACATTCATGACAAATTCCGGAACAATATCAACGTTCTTTGTGCACGTTCCGGCACCGGAAAATCTGAAATGTTCAAGATGCTCAAAAATACGTGTCCACCGGATTATTTCCCCCTGAAGATCAGTCTCAAAGAACACAACTCGTTCTTCAAAGACAGTCACGACAACGCAGAAATTGTGAATTACTTTTTGAACCAATCCCAGGACGATTTCGTCTTGGTTCATATCAAACAAAACTTCGCCAAAAACAAGAAGATATTTTTCTTCTTCGACGGACTCGACGAACTTCACGGCGAAAATCTCCGCTCCGCTGTGACCCACATCAAGCAACTGGTCACGATGGGTTTTCGGATATGGGTGTCTTCGAAACCCAATATCTTGGACCTTGAAGATTGCTTCAACGTTTTCTCGGTAGAGATTGTTGGTTTCACCGATCAAGAGCAGGAAGATTACGTCAAGGGTCGTCTCTCAGGACTCAAAAACGTGGACGGTTTAActgaacaaatttttcgaaacgtTGACGCTATTTTGCAAAACAAGGACATTCTGGATGTCCCTTTGCAACTCTACATGACCACGGAAACTATTCTTGAGGATCCTGGTCAAGTGTCGAGCAACATGTTCGTGTTGACTCGCATGCTGCATTATTTCATAATCGGAAGGTACCGCCACTTCTTCAGAAAGAACAAATGTCCCCATTTTGGTTCGTTGGAGCAAGTCTTGACCGACAGCATGAGGTACCGCATGACGCAGTACCAAATAGCTGCACTAGAGTTTCTTCTCAGCAAAAACGACTTTCGCTCTCTGAACGTGCAAAACGATGAAGAATTTCTGCAGCGGGTCAAGACCCAAGGCGATTTCCTTGGGATTATATCCAGAATTACCCACGGGATTGTCGTTTTCAACTACAACATAATCGCCAGTTATTTCGCGGCCCAGTGGTTCGCCGAACATCGCCACAACATTGCAGATTTTCTCCAGAAGATCTTGTTCCGAAAAGAGTTCGTCCACATCAGGCTCCTCTTCGACATGATCCTCGCCGAAGACTTTCCCGCTCACGTGGCCGTGCTGTACAGGGATGTTGCCGCGATTCAAGAgaacaaaaccaaaatttaTGACACCGACAAAGGGGGACGCACAGCTTTCCATCTGGCTTTTTGTAGATATCCGGCAGCGAAGAGTATCAAAGACGAAATCACCGACCACGACACTATTGTCAACATGCGCAAAATCGACAACGAGTGCGCAACAGTTCTTAAGTATTTGTTGGGACAACAACACGATCCCCTAAAAGAAGACACTTTGTTCCAATGGAGTGCTCTAGATTTTGCTGACAAAACTTTATTCTTGCTACCCCTAGAGCTGATTTTGGAGAAGAACGAAAACTTAAAGGAGAAGATCCTGCAGTTGAATGTCTTCCAAAAGGACAACTGGTCAATCCTCTACTATTCTGCCATCTTCTCTTACACGAATCTCTTCAAAAACGCATTTGTGAAGAACAACCTGGACGACAAGCAAATCGAGTATCTTTTGCATCTGGCCATCACTTGGAACAGCTGGCAAATCGTGAACGTCCTCCTGAACAACCAAGTTGACATCAACTCCTCGACCAAGAGCGGCAAAACACCTCTGCACCTCGCTTGTGCATTCGGTCATGTTGAACTCGCCATTCTTCTGCTTTTGAAAGAAGTCAACGTCAACGCCGTCGACATTCACGATCGAACCCCTCTGCACTTGGCGAGTTTGGAAGGTCACGTCAAGGTAATCAAACAACTGTTCGGTCAGGCCAAACCTCTAGTAGATCCCGCTGACAAATTCGGAAGAACCCCTCTCCATCTAGCTGTCGAGAGTGGAGTCAAAGACGCAGTCCAGTTCCTTTTGGACAAAGGAGCCAAAATCAACAGACCCGCTTGGAACGGGTGGACCCCTCTCCACCTCGCCGTAGAAGAGAACCAGATCGACATCGTCGAGTTGCTTCTGGAGAAAGGCGCCAACGTGGAGGCCGTCGACGAATACGGCAACAAACCGTTGCACATCGCGGCCAAACGAAGAGTGGAGATTTTGGAGTTGCTTCTGGAGAGGTCTGGACAAGTCGACGATCCCACTAGATGCGGCGAAACCAGTTTGCTTCTGGCTGCCAAGTGTGGCAACCAAGACGTGGTGGAGTTTCTTCTGAAGAACAGTGCCAACATTAACGCTCGCGACAACACCGGAAAGAGCGTCCTCCATCTTGCTGTGATCGGTCAAAAGAAGGAAATAGTCGAGGTGTTGATGCGCAGACGCGATTTGGACTTTACAGTCGTCGACAACAACGGAGAAACTTGTCTGCATAGAGCTGTCGACACTGGAAACCTCGATATTGTCAAGTTGCTCTTGGGAAAAATGTCCAAACTTGTCAACGTCCAAGCTACCAACGGAAGCACCGTTCTCCATTGGGCCTTCTACAAGAACCACAAAGCCATTATCGATTTGCTCGTGGACAAAGGAGCCAAAGCCGACATCGTTGACAGAGAAGGCAAAACTCCTCGACAATGGGGGAAATTGTAA
- the LOC138132858 gene encoding uncharacterized protein isoform X2 translates to MKARRGTGNKGQEYEVLLPALFALIFYKDSTVKDFTFHCNVNNFGNFDDLLVHLVTENGEEYYAFQFKHKEQNNLHFCPSCWQLSTKHEFGLVKYCENFSRISDRDKYRFIIFTNAYPNPTRFHEVTKFDVESNGDCPGKKFFFCPSTKDCNNQTARIYNFRVNDATEETDLATREVYISFFSRLSFYSLQKNNHDVQKLIVDEFGKIFGTNDPCVAMGYISIFRSWNMHEFSKLEFTRDELKVKIFDLILSPHVITPSCHNSNQKFVLLDRAFSKFDFSIVKNLDEKAVEKIGSLPHFEPHEDVLHIGKNMKFLIKTVTKRNCKESELKHKIGYYRKEKPLTVKIHPANETAVIATISQFKKHDDKLHFVLAGQNQIELERLNRFRIFETLYDLAENESDIYQQMIKELKICVMGKEYSYEALFGDDRELAKRITIEHMFQMLAGKFHHEVEKETLPSPYISRVVTTTLVKMESIDEIFNSLVVVSQIGDLKIIEVLKKKLDKKVLTVEEYLTKDIVSGDVIVCGDKLTEEDLERICQKSSMTNIHHFEYHSRHFLEWVSTVGSIEGLKKCDVVKKPCVKESDIHDKFRNNINVLCARSGTGKSEMFKMLKNTCPPDYFPLKISLKEHNSFFKDSHDNAEIVNYFLNQSQDDFVLVHIKQNFAKNKKIFFFFDGLDELHGENLRSAVTHIKQLVTMGFRIWVSSKPNILDLEDCFNVFSVEIVGFTDQEQEDYVKGRLSGLKNVDGLTEQIFRNVDAILQNKDILDVPLQLYMTTETILEDPGQVSSNMFVLTRMLHYFIIGRYRHFFRKNKCPHFGSLEQVLTDSMRYRMTQYQIAALEFLLSKNDFRSLNVQNDEEFLQRVKTQGDFLGIISRITHGIVVFNYNIIASYFAAQWFAEHRHNIADFLQKILFRKEFVHIRLLFDMILAEDFPAHVAVLYRDVAAIQENKTKIYDTDKGGRTAFHLAFCRYPAAKSIKDEITDHDTIVNMRKIDNECATVLKYLLGQQHDPLKEDTLFQWSALDFADKTLFLLPLELILEKNENLKEKILQLNVFQKDNWSILYYSAIFSYTNLFKNAFVKNNLDDKQIEYLLHLAITWNSWQIVNVLLNNQVDINSSTKSGKTPLHLACAFGHVELAILLLLKEVNVNAVDIHDRTPLHLASLEGHVKVIKQLFGQAKPLVDPADKFGRTPLHLAVESGVKDAVQFLLDKGAKINRPAWNGWTPLHLAVEENQIDIVELLLEKGANVEAVDEYGNKPLHIAAKRRVEILELLLERSGQVDDPTRCGETSLLLAAKCGNQDVVEFLLKNSANINARDNTGKSVLHLAVIGQKKEIVEVLMRRRDLDFTVVDNNGETCLHRAVDTGNLDIVKLLLGKMSKLVNVQATNGSTVLHWAFYKNHKAIIDLLVDKGAKADIVDREGKTPRQWGKL, encoded by the coding sequence AAAGCTCGAAGAGGCACCGGCAATAAGGGCCAAGAATATGAAGTACTTCTCCCGGCACTCTTCGCGCTAATATTCTACAAAGACTCGACTGTCAAAGACTTCACGTTTCATTGCAACGTAAATAATTTCGGAAATTTCGACGACTTGCTCGTACATCTTGTGACAGAAAACGGCGAAGAGTACTACGCCTTCCAGTTTAAGCACAAGGAACAGAACAATCTCCACTTTTGTCCGTCTTGTTGGCAATTGTCGACGAAGCACGAGTTTGGGTTAGTGAAATACTGTGAGAATTTCAGTCGAATCAGCGATAGAGACAAGTATCGGtttatcatttttacaaatgCGTATCCAAACCCGACTCGTTTCCACGAAGTTACCAAATTCGATGTCGAAAGTAACGGAGACTGTCCCGGGAAGAAATTCTTTTTCTGTCCTTCGACCAAAGACTGCAACAATCAGACTGCAAGAATTTACAATTTTCGTGTGAATGATGCGACTGAAGAAACTGATTTGGCGACCAGAGAAGTCTACATCAGTTTCTTCAGTAGGCTCTCGTTTTATAGTCTTCAGAAGAACAACCACGACGTTCAGAAATTGATTGTCGACGAATTTGGCAAGATTTTCGGCACGAATGATCCTTGTGTGGCTATGGGTTACATCAGTATTTTTCGGTCTTGGAATATGCATGAGTTTTCAAAACTTGAATTTACTAGAGACGAAttgaaagtgaaaatttttgacTTGATATTGTCGCCACACGTTATAACACCATCCTGTCATAATTCGAACCAGAAGTTTGTTCTGCTAGACCGAGCGttctcaaaatttgatttttcaattgtCAAGAATTTGGACGAGAAGGCGGTTGAAAAAATCGGGTCGCTTCCACATTTTGAACCACACGAAGATGTGCTGCACATCGGTAAAAACATgaagtttttgattaaaactgTGACGAAAAGGAATTGCAAGGAGAGTGAGCTCAAACATAAAATTGGATACTATCGGAAGGAGAAACCCCTCACGGTCAAGATCCATCCAGCGAATGAGACCGCAGTTATCGCTACCATCTCACAGTTCAAAAAACACGACGACAAACTCCATTTTGTTTTGGCAGGACAAAATCAGATTGAGCTCGAGCGTTTGAACAGGTTTCGTATTTTCGAAACTTTGTACGATTTGGCAGAAAACGAGAGCGACATCTATCAGCAGATGATAAAGGAGTTGAAGATTTGTGTAATGGGGAAAGAATACTCGTATGAAGCTTTATTCGGAGATGATCGAGAGTTGGCAAAACGAATCACCATCGAACACATGTTTCAAATGTTGGCGGGAAAGTTTCACCACGAAGTTGAGAAAGAAACTCTACCGAGTCCTTACATATCAAGAGTCGTGACGACTACTCTGGTCAAGATGGAATCCATCGACGAAATCTTCAACTCTCTTGTGGTTGTCAGTCAGATAGGCGATCTCAAAATAATAGAGGTGTTGAAGAAAAAACTAGACAAGAAGGTTCTTACTGTTGAAGAATATTTGACAAAAGACATAGTTTCGGGAGATGTGATTGTTTGCGGTGACAAGCTAACAGAAGAGGATTTAGAAAGAATTTGCCAAAAGAGCTCCATGACAAACATTCACCATTTTGAATATCACAGCAGACATTTTCTTGAGTGGGTCTCGACCGTGGGCAGTATCGAAGGTTTGAAAAAATGCGACGTCGTGAAGAAACCTTGTGTGAAGGAGTCAGACATTCATGACAAATTCCGGAACAATATCAACGTTCTTTGTGCACGTTCCGGCACCGGAAAATCTGAAATGTTCAAGATGCTCAAAAATACGTGTCCACCGGATTATTTCCCCCTGAAGATCAGTCTCAAAGAACACAACTCGTTCTTCAAAGACAGTCACGACAACGCAGAAATTGTGAATTACTTTTTGAACCAATCCCAGGACGATTTCGTCTTGGTTCATATCAAACAAAACTTCGCCAAAAACAAGAAGATATTTTTCTTCTTCGACGGACTCGACGAACTTCACGGCGAAAATCTCCGCTCCGCTGTGACCCACATCAAGCAACTGGTCACGATGGGTTTTCGGATATGGGTGTCTTCGAAACCCAATATCTTGGACCTTGAAGATTGCTTCAACGTTTTCTCGGTAGAGATTGTTGGTTTCACCGATCAAGAGCAGGAAGATTACGTCAAGGGTCGTCTCTCAGGACTCAAAAACGTGGACGGTTTAActgaacaaatttttcgaaacgtTGACGCTATTTTGCAAAACAAGGACATTCTGGATGTCCCTTTGCAACTCTACATGACCACGGAAACTATTCTTGAGGATCCTGGTCAAGTGTCGAGCAACATGTTCGTGTTGACTCGCATGCTGCATTATTTCATAATCGGAAGGTACCGCCACTTCTTCAGAAAGAACAAATGTCCCCATTTTGGTTCGTTGGAGCAAGTCTTGACCGACAGCATGAGGTACCGCATGACGCAGTACCAAATAGCTGCACTAGAGTTTCTTCTCAGCAAAAACGACTTTCGCTCTCTGAACGTGCAAAACGATGAAGAATTTCTGCAGCGGGTCAAGACCCAAGGCGATTTCCTTGGGATTATATCCAGAATTACCCACGGGATTGTCGTTTTCAACTACAACATAATCGCCAGTTATTTCGCGGCCCAGTGGTTCGCCGAACATCGCCACAACATTGCAGATTTTCTCCAGAAGATCTTGTTCCGAAAAGAGTTCGTCCACATCAGGCTCCTCTTCGACATGATCCTCGCCGAAGACTTTCCCGCTCACGTGGCCGTGCTGTACAGGGATGTTGCCGCGATTCAAGAgaacaaaaccaaaatttaTGACACCGACAAAGGGGGACGCACAGCTTTCCATCTGGCTTTTTGTAGATATCCGGCAGCGAAGAGTATCAAAGACGAAATCACCGACCACGACACTATTGTCAACATGCGCAAAATCGACAACGAGTGCGCAACAGTTCTTAAGTATTTGTTGGGACAACAACACGATCCCCTAAAAGAAGACACTTTGTTCCAATGGAGTGCTCTAGATTTTGCTGACAAAACTTTATTCTTGCTACCCCTAGAGCTGATTTTGGAGAAGAACGAAAACTTAAAGGAGAAGATCCTGCAGTTGAATGTCTTCCAAAAGGACAACTGGTCAATCCTCTACTATTCTGCCATCTTCTCTTACACGAATCTCTTCAAAAACGCATTTGTGAAGAACAACCTGGACGACAAGCAAATCGAGTATCTTTTGCATCTGGCCATCACTTGGAACAGCTGGCAAATCGTGAACGTCCTCCTGAACAACCAAGTTGACATCAACTCCTCGACCAAGAGCGGCAAAACACCTCTGCACCTCGCTTGTGCATTCGGTCATGTTGAACTCGCCATTCTTCTGCTTTTGAAAGAAGTCAACGTCAACGCCGTCGACATTCACGATCGAACCCCTCTGCACTTGGCGAGTTTGGAAGGTCACGTCAAGGTAATCAAACAACTGTTCGGTCAGGCCAAACCTCTAGTAGATCCCGCTGACAAATTCGGAAGAACCCCTCTCCATCTAGCTGTCGAGAGTGGAGTCAAAGACGCAGTCCAGTTCCTTTTGGACAAAGGAGCCAAAATCAACAGACCCGCTTGGAACGGGTGGACCCCTCTCCACCTCGCCGTAGAAGAGAACCAGATCGACATCGTCGAGTTGCTTCTGGAGAAAGGCGCCAACGTGGAGGCCGTCGACGAATACGGCAACAAACCGTTGCACATCGCGGCCAAACGAAGAGTGGAGATTTTGGAGTTGCTTCTGGAGAGGTCTGGACAAGTCGACGATCCCACTAGATGCGGCGAAACCAGTTTGCTTCTGGCTGCCAAGTGTGGCAACCAAGACGTGGTGGAGTTTCTTCTGAAGAACAGTGCCAACATTAACGCTCGCGACAACACCGGAAAGAGCGTCCTCCATCTTGCTGTGATCGGTCAAAAGAAGGAAATAGTCGAGGTGTTGATGCGCAGACGCGATTTGGACTTTACAGTCGTCGACAACAACGGAGAAACTTGTCTGCATAGAGCTGTCGACACTGGAAACCTCGATATTGTCAAGTTGCTCTTGGGAAAAATGTCCAAACTTGTCAACGTCCAAGCTACCAACGGAAGCACCGTTCTCCATTGGGCCTTCTACAAGAACCACAAAGCCATTATCGATTTGCTCGTGGACAAAGGAGCCAAAGCCGACATCGTTGACAGAGAAGGCAAAACTCCTCGACAATGGGGGAAATTGTAA